A single Megachile rotundata isolate GNS110a chromosome 9, iyMegRotu1, whole genome shotgun sequence DNA region contains:
- the Ndae1 gene encoding na[+]-driven anion exchanger 1 isoform X9 — protein sequence MNRNSYKPWMQPGVGGGSGVAHTGGTGDDEAPKDPGIRITHQSYTEKDYEGHRAHTVYVGVHLPGERRHRRHHKHHHSQRQTYSTTKENVDSDRPRQLLMTRRSLLSSICDPDGEMILTPPAQRVQFILGEEVGDDAHESHPLFSEMEELVKDGDEMEWKETARWIKFEEDVEEGGNRWSKPHVATLSLHSLFELRSLLLNGTVMLDMEATSLEQIADLVLDNMINKGSLAIESREKVREALLVRHRHQHERRKDNNMSRLPIIRSLAEIGRNHSSSKMEESNSAPAIAGATSHGSGAVLNAGSRFLAVPGQEPGTNGMDRSPSSVSISRNHSSSALENGDANHRANIHFMRKIPAGAEASNILVGEVDFLDKTLSAFIRLSQAGIMGDLTEVPVPTRFIFVLLGPTGGISGFHEIGRAMATLMSDEVFHDVAYKAKNRNHLLAGIDEFLDAVTVLPPGEWDPAIRIEPPAAIPSQDVRKRPKEEKPKEEFDEEADEQKQREESGLSRSGKLFGGLINDVKRKAPFYLSDFKDALALQCVASFIFLYFACLSPIITFGGLLGEATGKNMAAMESLVSGFVCGIGYGFFSGQPLTILGSTGPVLVFETIVYEFCKKSDWNYMSFRFWIGSWITLILVILVAVDASALVCYITRFTEENFATLIAFIFIYKAIENVLSIGKKYPINTHANDPFSFECWCRPPNGSLPSSYDNVNWTALDPKACQSYNGTLVGDGCNLPHYIPDVFLMSIILFMGTFLLSVELKDFKNALFFPSKVRQVVSDFAVIIAIFSMSALDHFVNIPTPKLEVPEEFKPTLNGRGWMIWPFQNNPWWSAIVACLPALLGTILIFMDQQITAVIVNRKENKLKKGCGYHLDLFILAILIEICSVMGLPWFVAATVLSINHVNSLKLESECAAPGEKPQFLGVREQRVTHILIFLMIGCSVLLTPMLKHIPMPVLFGVFLYMGVASLKGLQFFDRILIMLMPVKYQPDYMFLRQVPLKRVHLFTVIQLACLACLWIIKSFSSTSILFPLMLVVMIGIRKSLDLFFTQRELKILDDVMPEPSKKHADDLRQLESGEEQNESMGYGPSGNIQISLANGNVMKIPMTSINISEEVNKTGIWQQVNEGNEKTKQAKLISTGKQKKHSKKENSLMADETTRLTTMTEEDEDDNGISIKVTNVDLIRSKESISPLTINGTTSAETSV from the exons ACCGTGGATGCAGCCAGGTGTTGGAGGCGGGAGTGGCGTGGCCCACACAGGTGGGACAGGTGACGACGAGGCTCCAAAAGACCCCGGTATTCGAATCACTCATCAATCTTACACCGAGAAGGATTACGAAG GTCACAGAGCGCACACGGTGTACGTGGGCGTGCATCTACCTGGAGAAAGGAGACATCGTCGTCACCACAAGCACCATCATTCCCAGCGTCAAACGTACAGTACCACCAAGGAAAATGTCGACAGCGATAGACCCA GACAATTGCTGATGACTCGAAGGAGTCTACTATCTAGCATCTGCGATCCCGACGGCGAGATGATAC TTACCCCGCCAGCCCAAAGGGTGCAGTTCATCCTGGGCGAGGAAGTCGGCGACGATGCTCACGAGTCCCATCCTCTCTTCTCCGAGATGGAGGAGCTCGTCAAGGATGGGGATGAGATGGAATGGAAGGAAACAGCCAG ATGGATCAAGTTCGAGGAGGACGTGGAAGAGGGTGGAAACAGATGGAGTAAACCTCATGTAGCGACTCTATCGTTGCACTCGTTGTTCGAGTTGAGAAGCCTGCTGTTAAATGGCACCGTGATGCTGGACATGGAGGCAACAAGCTTGGAACAAATCGCCGATTTAGTCCTGGATAATATGATCAACAAGGGATCGTTAGCCATCGAGTCGAGGGAgaag GTCAGGGAAGCACTTCTGGTAAGACATCGACACCAACACGAGAGGCGTAAGGACAACAACATGTCCAGGCTACCGATCATCAGATCGCTAGCCGAGATCGGACGGAATCATTCCTCCTCGAAGA TGGAGGAATCGAATTCCGCCCCGGCGATCGCCGGTGCTACAAGTCACGGCAGTGGGGCAGTGCTGAATGCCGGTAGCCGTTTCCTTGCCGTTCCCG GCCAAGAACCAGGCACCAACGGGATGGATCGAAGTCCAAGCAGCGTGTCAATTAGCAGAAACCACAGTTCATCGGCTTTGGAAAATGGAGACGCGAATCACAGG GCTAACATACATTTTATGCGAAAAATACCAGCAGGGGCCGAGGCGAGCAATATTCTCGTTGGAGAGGTCGATTTTTTAGATAAGACCCTGTCAGCGTTTATTCGGCTAAGCCAGGCGGGAATAATGGGCGATTTAACGGAAGTTCCTGTACCAACGAGATTTATATTCGTCCTGCTAGGACCCACG GGAGGAATCTCAGGTTTCCACGAAATCGGTCGCGCGATGGCTACTTTAATGTCGGACGAGGTTTTCCACGATGTGGCTTACAAGGCAAAAAATAGGAATCACTTGTTGGCTGGAATCGACGAGTTCCTGGACGCGGTCACGGTTCTACCGCCAGGAGAATGGGACCCTGCCATCAGGATAGAACCTCCTGCAGCGATTCCTTCGCAG GACGTGAGAAAACGGCCGAAAGAAGAGAAACCGAAGGAGGAATTCGACGAAGAGGCGGATGAACAGAAACAAAGGGAAGAATCGGGTCTCTCTAGGTCGGGGAAACTGTTCGGCGGTTTGATCAACGACGTTAAGAGGAAGGCACCCTTTTACCTATCCGATTTTAAAGACGCTTTGGCGTTGCAATGCGTGGCCTCCTTCATTTTCCTCTACTTTGCTTGCCTATCGCCTATCATCACCTTCGGTGGCTTACTGGGCGAAGCCACTGGAAAGAATATGGCCGCCATGGAGTCGCTTGTTTCCGGTTTCGTGTGCGGTATCGGTTACGGATTCTTCTCTGGACAACCTTTAACCATTCTAGGTTCAACCGGGCCAGTTTTGGTCTTCGAAACGATCGTCTACGAATTTTGCAA AAAATCTGACTGGAACTACATGTCCTTTCGTTTCTGGATCGGCTCGTGGATAACGTTGATCTTGGTAATCTTGGTCGCGGTCGACGCTAGCGCCCTGGTGTGCTACATCACGCGATTTACGGAAGAAAACTTTGCCACCCTCATCGCGTTCATCTTCATTTACAAG GCTATCGAGAACGTGCTGTCGATAGGTAAAAAGTACCCGATCAACACTCACGCTAACGACCCATTTAGCTTCGAATGCTGGTGCAGGCCACCAAATGGTAGTTTACCGTCTAGCTACGATAACGTCAATTGGACAGCGTTGGATCCGAAAGCATGCCAG AGCTACAACGGCACGCTCGTGGGCGATGGTTGTAATCTACCGCATTACATACCCGATGTGTTCCTCATGTCAATTATACTCTTTATGGGCACATTCTTACTATCCGTCGAACTCAAAGATTTCAAAAACGCTCTTTTCTTCCCATCAAAG GTCAGACAGGTGGTCAGCGATTTCGCGGTGATAATCGCGATTTTCTCGATGAGCGCGCTCGATCACTTCGTCAACATCCCGACGCCAAAGTTGGAAGTACCTGAAGAATTTAAGCCGACGTTGAACGGTCGAGGATGGATGATCTGGCCCTTCCAAAACAATCCTTGGTGGAGCGCCATCGTCGCGTGTCTGCCTGCTCTATTAGGCACTATATTGATCTTCATGGATCAGCAGATTACAGCGGTGATAGTGAACAGGAAAGAGAACAAACTGAAG AAAGGATGCGGTTATCATTTGGATCTGTTCATTCTCGCGATTCTGATTGAGATTTGCTCCGTAATGGGATTGCCATGGTTCGTGGCTGCTACGGTGCTTTCTATAAACCACGTGAACTCGTTGAAGCTGGAGTCCGAATGCGCTGCACCGGGAGAGAAGCCACAGTTTCTCGGTGTACGAGAACAACGCGTCACGCATATACTGATCTTCCTGATGATCGGATGTTCCGTTCTATTGACGCCAATGTTGAAACATATACCGATGCCTGTACTGTTTGGCGTGTTTCTGTACATGGGAGTCGCTTCTCTGAAGGGTCTACAATTCTTCGATAGGATACTTATCATGCTGATGCCCGTCAAATATCAACCAGATTACATGTTCCTTCGACAG GTACCCTTGAAACGCGTGCATCTGTTTACCGTGATACAATTGGCCTGTTTGGCTTGCTTGTGGATTATAAAGTCATTTAGCAGTACGTCCATTTTGTTCCCATTGATG CTCGTGGTGATGATCGGGATACGCAAATCCCTGGACCTGTTTTTCACCCAAAGAGAACTGAAGATCCTGGACGACGTTATGCCGGAGCCGAGCAAAAAACATGCAGACGATCTTCGCCAGTTGGAGAGTGGCGAG GAACAGAACGAATCTATGGGGTATGGACCATCGGGAAACATACAGATTTCCCTAGCGAACGGGAACGTTATGAAGATTCCGATGACCAGCATCAACATCAGCGAGGAGGTAAACAAGACGGGCATTTGGCAGCAGGTGAACGAGGGTAACGAGAAAACGAAGCAGGCCAAATTAATAAG CACGGGGAAACAAAAGAAACATTCGAAGAAGGAAAACTCGTTAATGGCTGACGAGACTACGAGGCTAACCACGATGACCGAGGAAGACGAGGATGACAATGGGATCTCTATCAAGGTGACAAAC GTAGACTTGATACGATCGAAGGAAAGCATCAGCCCGTTAACGATTAACGGCACTACCTCGGCTGAGACTTCCGTCTAA
- the Ndae1 gene encoding na[+]-driven anion exchanger 1 isoform X8 has product MNRNSYKPWMQPGVGGGSGVAHTGGTGDDEAPKDPGIRITHQSYTEKDYEGHRAHTVYVGVHLPGERRHRRHHKHHHSQRQTYSTTKENVDSDRPRQLLMTRRSLLSSICDPDGEMILTPPAQRVQFILGEEVGDDAHESHPLFSEMEELVKDGDEMEWKETARWIKFEEDVEEGGNRWSKPHVATLSLHSLFELRSLLLNGTVMLDMEATSLEQIADLVLDNMINKGSLAIESREKVREALLVRHRHQHERRKDNNMSRLPIIRSLAEIGRNHSSSKMEESNSAPAIAGATSHGSGAVLNAGSRFLAVPGNPGQEPGTNGMDRSPSSVSISRNHSSSALENGDANHRANIHFMRKIPAGAEASNILVGEVDFLDKTLSAFIRLSQAGIMGDLTEVPVPTRFIFVLLGPTGGISGFHEIGRAMATLMSDEVFHDVAYKAKNRNHLLAGIDEFLDAVTVLPPGEWDPAIRIEPPAAIPSQDVRKRPKEEKPKEEFDEEADEQKQREESGLSRSGKLFGGLINDVKRKAPFYLSDFKDALALQCVASFIFLYFACLSPIITFGGLLGEATGKNMAAMESLVSGFVCGIGYGFFSGQPLTILGSTGPVLVFETIVYEFCKKSDWNYMSFRFWIGSWITLILVILVAVDASALVCYITRFTEENFATLIAFIFIYKAIENVLSIGKKYPINTHANDPFSFECWCRPPNGSLPSSYDNVNWTALDPKACQSYNGTLVGDGCNLPHYIPDVFLMSIILFMGTFLLSVELKDFKNALFFPSKVRQVVSDFAVIIAIFSMSALDHFVNIPTPKLEVPEEFKPTLNGRGWMIWPFQNNPWWSAIVACLPALLGTILIFMDQQITAVIVNRKENKLKKGCGYHLDLFILAILIEICSVMGLPWFVAATVLSINHVNSLKLESECAAPGEKPQFLGVREQRVTHILIFLMIGCSVLLTPMLKHIPMPVLFGVFLYMGVASLKGLQFFDRILIMLMPVKYQPDYMFLRQVPLKRVHLFTVIQLACLACLWIIKSFSSTSILFPLMLVVMIGIRKSLDLFFTQRELKILDDVMPEPSKKHADDLRQLESGEEQNESMGYGPSGNIQISLANGNVMKIPMTSINISEEVNKTGIWQQVNEGNEKTKQAKLISTGKQKKHSKKENSLMADETTRLTTMTEEDEDDNGISIKVTNVDLIRSKESISPLTINGTTSAETSV; this is encoded by the exons ACCGTGGATGCAGCCAGGTGTTGGAGGCGGGAGTGGCGTGGCCCACACAGGTGGGACAGGTGACGACGAGGCTCCAAAAGACCCCGGTATTCGAATCACTCATCAATCTTACACCGAGAAGGATTACGAAG GTCACAGAGCGCACACGGTGTACGTGGGCGTGCATCTACCTGGAGAAAGGAGACATCGTCGTCACCACAAGCACCATCATTCCCAGCGTCAAACGTACAGTACCACCAAGGAAAATGTCGACAGCGATAGACCCA GACAATTGCTGATGACTCGAAGGAGTCTACTATCTAGCATCTGCGATCCCGACGGCGAGATGATAC TTACCCCGCCAGCCCAAAGGGTGCAGTTCATCCTGGGCGAGGAAGTCGGCGACGATGCTCACGAGTCCCATCCTCTCTTCTCCGAGATGGAGGAGCTCGTCAAGGATGGGGATGAGATGGAATGGAAGGAAACAGCCAG ATGGATCAAGTTCGAGGAGGACGTGGAAGAGGGTGGAAACAGATGGAGTAAACCTCATGTAGCGACTCTATCGTTGCACTCGTTGTTCGAGTTGAGAAGCCTGCTGTTAAATGGCACCGTGATGCTGGACATGGAGGCAACAAGCTTGGAACAAATCGCCGATTTAGTCCTGGATAATATGATCAACAAGGGATCGTTAGCCATCGAGTCGAGGGAgaag GTCAGGGAAGCACTTCTGGTAAGACATCGACACCAACACGAGAGGCGTAAGGACAACAACATGTCCAGGCTACCGATCATCAGATCGCTAGCCGAGATCGGACGGAATCATTCCTCCTCGAAGA TGGAGGAATCGAATTCCGCCCCGGCGATCGCCGGTGCTACAAGTCACGGCAGTGGGGCAGTGCTGAATGCCGGTAGCCGTTTCCTTGCCGTTCCCGGTAATCCCG GCCAAGAACCAGGCACCAACGGGATGGATCGAAGTCCAAGCAGCGTGTCAATTAGCAGAAACCACAGTTCATCGGCTTTGGAAAATGGAGACGCGAATCACAGG GCTAACATACATTTTATGCGAAAAATACCAGCAGGGGCCGAGGCGAGCAATATTCTCGTTGGAGAGGTCGATTTTTTAGATAAGACCCTGTCAGCGTTTATTCGGCTAAGCCAGGCGGGAATAATGGGCGATTTAACGGAAGTTCCTGTACCAACGAGATTTATATTCGTCCTGCTAGGACCCACG GGAGGAATCTCAGGTTTCCACGAAATCGGTCGCGCGATGGCTACTTTAATGTCGGACGAGGTTTTCCACGATGTGGCTTACAAGGCAAAAAATAGGAATCACTTGTTGGCTGGAATCGACGAGTTCCTGGACGCGGTCACGGTTCTACCGCCAGGAGAATGGGACCCTGCCATCAGGATAGAACCTCCTGCAGCGATTCCTTCGCAG GACGTGAGAAAACGGCCGAAAGAAGAGAAACCGAAGGAGGAATTCGACGAAGAGGCGGATGAACAGAAACAAAGGGAAGAATCGGGTCTCTCTAGGTCGGGGAAACTGTTCGGCGGTTTGATCAACGACGTTAAGAGGAAGGCACCCTTTTACCTATCCGATTTTAAAGACGCTTTGGCGTTGCAATGCGTGGCCTCCTTCATTTTCCTCTACTTTGCTTGCCTATCGCCTATCATCACCTTCGGTGGCTTACTGGGCGAAGCCACTGGAAAGAATATGGCCGCCATGGAGTCGCTTGTTTCCGGTTTCGTGTGCGGTATCGGTTACGGATTCTTCTCTGGACAACCTTTAACCATTCTAGGTTCAACCGGGCCAGTTTTGGTCTTCGAAACGATCGTCTACGAATTTTGCAA AAAATCTGACTGGAACTACATGTCCTTTCGTTTCTGGATCGGCTCGTGGATAACGTTGATCTTGGTAATCTTGGTCGCGGTCGACGCTAGCGCCCTGGTGTGCTACATCACGCGATTTACGGAAGAAAACTTTGCCACCCTCATCGCGTTCATCTTCATTTACAAG GCTATCGAGAACGTGCTGTCGATAGGTAAAAAGTACCCGATCAACACTCACGCTAACGACCCATTTAGCTTCGAATGCTGGTGCAGGCCACCAAATGGTAGTTTACCGTCTAGCTACGATAACGTCAATTGGACAGCGTTGGATCCGAAAGCATGCCAG AGCTACAACGGCACGCTCGTGGGCGATGGTTGTAATCTACCGCATTACATACCCGATGTGTTCCTCATGTCAATTATACTCTTTATGGGCACATTCTTACTATCCGTCGAACTCAAAGATTTCAAAAACGCTCTTTTCTTCCCATCAAAG GTCAGACAGGTGGTCAGCGATTTCGCGGTGATAATCGCGATTTTCTCGATGAGCGCGCTCGATCACTTCGTCAACATCCCGACGCCAAAGTTGGAAGTACCTGAAGAATTTAAGCCGACGTTGAACGGTCGAGGATGGATGATCTGGCCCTTCCAAAACAATCCTTGGTGGAGCGCCATCGTCGCGTGTCTGCCTGCTCTATTAGGCACTATATTGATCTTCATGGATCAGCAGATTACAGCGGTGATAGTGAACAGGAAAGAGAACAAACTGAAG AAAGGATGCGGTTATCATTTGGATCTGTTCATTCTCGCGATTCTGATTGAGATTTGCTCCGTAATGGGATTGCCATGGTTCGTGGCTGCTACGGTGCTTTCTATAAACCACGTGAACTCGTTGAAGCTGGAGTCCGAATGCGCTGCACCGGGAGAGAAGCCACAGTTTCTCGGTGTACGAGAACAACGCGTCACGCATATACTGATCTTCCTGATGATCGGATGTTCCGTTCTATTGACGCCAATGTTGAAACATATACCGATGCCTGTACTGTTTGGCGTGTTTCTGTACATGGGAGTCGCTTCTCTGAAGGGTCTACAATTCTTCGATAGGATACTTATCATGCTGATGCCCGTCAAATATCAACCAGATTACATGTTCCTTCGACAG GTACCCTTGAAACGCGTGCATCTGTTTACCGTGATACAATTGGCCTGTTTGGCTTGCTTGTGGATTATAAAGTCATTTAGCAGTACGTCCATTTTGTTCCCATTGATG CTCGTGGTGATGATCGGGATACGCAAATCCCTGGACCTGTTTTTCACCCAAAGAGAACTGAAGATCCTGGACGACGTTATGCCGGAGCCGAGCAAAAAACATGCAGACGATCTTCGCCAGTTGGAGAGTGGCGAG GAACAGAACGAATCTATGGGGTATGGACCATCGGGAAACATACAGATTTCCCTAGCGAACGGGAACGTTATGAAGATTCCGATGACCAGCATCAACATCAGCGAGGAGGTAAACAAGACGGGCATTTGGCAGCAGGTGAACGAGGGTAACGAGAAAACGAAGCAGGCCAAATTAATAAG CACGGGGAAACAAAAGAAACATTCGAAGAAGGAAAACTCGTTAATGGCTGACGAGACTACGAGGCTAACCACGATGACCGAGGAAGACGAGGATGACAATGGGATCTCTATCAAGGTGACAAAC GTAGACTTGATACGATCGAAGGAAAGCATCAGCCCGTTAACGATTAACGGCACTACCTCGGCTGAGACTTCCGTCTAA
- the Ndae1 gene encoding na[+]-driven anion exchanger 1 isoform X10 produces MNRNSYKPWMQPGVGGGSGVAHTGGTGDDEAPKDPGIRITHQSYTEKDYEGHRAHTVYVGVHLPGERRHRRHHKHHHSQRQTYSTTKENVDSDRPRQLLMTRRSLLSSICDPDGEMILTPPAQRVQFILGEEVGDDAHESHPLFSEMEELVKDGDEMEWKETARWIKFEEDVEEGGNRWSKPHVATLSLHSLFELRSLLLNGTVMLDMEATSLEQIADLVLDNMINKGSLAIESREKVREALLVRHRHQHERRKDNNMSRLPIIRSLAEIGRNHSSSKNEFGIPHVVGFTTWFAMCQLKGQEPGTNGMDRSPSSVSISRNHSSSALENGDANHRANIHFMRKIPAGAEASNILVGEVDFLDKTLSAFIRLSQAGIMGDLTEVPVPTRFIFVLLGPTGGISGFHEIGRAMATLMSDEVFHDVAYKAKNRNHLLAGIDEFLDAVTVLPPGEWDPAIRIEPPAAIPSQDVRKRPKEEKPKEEFDEEADEQKQREESGLSRSGKLFGGLINDVKRKAPFYLSDFKDALALQCVASFIFLYFACLSPIITFGGLLGEATGKNMAAMESLVSGFVCGIGYGFFSGQPLTILGSTGPVLVFETIVYEFCKKSDWNYMSFRFWIGSWITLILVILVAVDASALVCYITRFTEENFATLIAFIFIYKAIENVLSIGKKYPINTHANDPFSFECWCRPPNGSLPSSYDNVNWTALDPKACQSYNGTLVGDGCNLPHYIPDVFLMSIILFMGTFLLSVELKDFKNALFFPSKVRQVVSDFAVIIAIFSMSALDHFVNIPTPKLEVPEEFKPTLNGRGWMIWPFQNNPWWSAIVACLPALLGTILIFMDQQITAVIVNRKENKLKKGCGYHLDLFILAILIEICSVMGLPWFVAATVLSINHVNSLKLESECAAPGEKPQFLGVREQRVTHILIFLMIGCSVLLTPMLKHIPMPVLFGVFLYMGVASLKGLQFFDRILIMLMPVKYQPDYMFLRQVPLKRVHLFTVIQLACLACLWIIKSFSSTSILFPLMLVVMIGIRKSLDLFFTQRELKILDDVMPEPSKKHADDLRQLESGEEQNESMGYGPSGNIQISLANGNVMKIPMTSINISEEVNKTGIWQQVNEGNEKTKQAKLISTGKQKKHSKKENSLMADETTRLTTMTEEDEDDNGISIKVTNVDLIRSKESISPLTINGTTSAETSV; encoded by the exons ACCGTGGATGCAGCCAGGTGTTGGAGGCGGGAGTGGCGTGGCCCACACAGGTGGGACAGGTGACGACGAGGCTCCAAAAGACCCCGGTATTCGAATCACTCATCAATCTTACACCGAGAAGGATTACGAAG GTCACAGAGCGCACACGGTGTACGTGGGCGTGCATCTACCTGGAGAAAGGAGACATCGTCGTCACCACAAGCACCATCATTCCCAGCGTCAAACGTACAGTACCACCAAGGAAAATGTCGACAGCGATAGACCCA GACAATTGCTGATGACTCGAAGGAGTCTACTATCTAGCATCTGCGATCCCGACGGCGAGATGATAC TTACCCCGCCAGCCCAAAGGGTGCAGTTCATCCTGGGCGAGGAAGTCGGCGACGATGCTCACGAGTCCCATCCTCTCTTCTCCGAGATGGAGGAGCTCGTCAAGGATGGGGATGAGATGGAATGGAAGGAAACAGCCAG ATGGATCAAGTTCGAGGAGGACGTGGAAGAGGGTGGAAACAGATGGAGTAAACCTCATGTAGCGACTCTATCGTTGCACTCGTTGTTCGAGTTGAGAAGCCTGCTGTTAAATGGCACCGTGATGCTGGACATGGAGGCAACAAGCTTGGAACAAATCGCCGATTTAGTCCTGGATAATATGATCAACAAGGGATCGTTAGCCATCGAGTCGAGGGAgaag GTCAGGGAAGCACTTCTGGTAAGACATCGACACCAACACGAGAGGCGTAAGGACAACAACATGTCCAGGCTACCGATCATCAGATCGCTAGCCGAGATCGGACGGAATCATTCCTCCTCGAAGA ACGAATTTGGCATTCCTCACGTGGTAGGATTCACGACGTGGTTCGCCATGTGTCAACTAAAAG GCCAAGAACCAGGCACCAACGGGATGGATCGAAGTCCAAGCAGCGTGTCAATTAGCAGAAACCACAGTTCATCGGCTTTGGAAAATGGAGACGCGAATCACAGG GCTAACATACATTTTATGCGAAAAATACCAGCAGGGGCCGAGGCGAGCAATATTCTCGTTGGAGAGGTCGATTTTTTAGATAAGACCCTGTCAGCGTTTATTCGGCTAAGCCAGGCGGGAATAATGGGCGATTTAACGGAAGTTCCTGTACCAACGAGATTTATATTCGTCCTGCTAGGACCCACG GGAGGAATCTCAGGTTTCCACGAAATCGGTCGCGCGATGGCTACTTTAATGTCGGACGAGGTTTTCCACGATGTGGCTTACAAGGCAAAAAATAGGAATCACTTGTTGGCTGGAATCGACGAGTTCCTGGACGCGGTCACGGTTCTACCGCCAGGAGAATGGGACCCTGCCATCAGGATAGAACCTCCTGCAGCGATTCCTTCGCAG GACGTGAGAAAACGGCCGAAAGAAGAGAAACCGAAGGAGGAATTCGACGAAGAGGCGGATGAACAGAAACAAAGGGAAGAATCGGGTCTCTCTAGGTCGGGGAAACTGTTCGGCGGTTTGATCAACGACGTTAAGAGGAAGGCACCCTTTTACCTATCCGATTTTAAAGACGCTTTGGCGTTGCAATGCGTGGCCTCCTTCATTTTCCTCTACTTTGCTTGCCTATCGCCTATCATCACCTTCGGTGGCTTACTGGGCGAAGCCACTGGAAAGAATATGGCCGCCATGGAGTCGCTTGTTTCCGGTTTCGTGTGCGGTATCGGTTACGGATTCTTCTCTGGACAACCTTTAACCATTCTAGGTTCAACCGGGCCAGTTTTGGTCTTCGAAACGATCGTCTACGAATTTTGCAA AAAATCTGACTGGAACTACATGTCCTTTCGTTTCTGGATCGGCTCGTGGATAACGTTGATCTTGGTAATCTTGGTCGCGGTCGACGCTAGCGCCCTGGTGTGCTACATCACGCGATTTACGGAAGAAAACTTTGCCACCCTCATCGCGTTCATCTTCATTTACAAG GCTATCGAGAACGTGCTGTCGATAGGTAAAAAGTACCCGATCAACACTCACGCTAACGACCCATTTAGCTTCGAATGCTGGTGCAGGCCACCAAATGGTAGTTTACCGTCTAGCTACGATAACGTCAATTGGACAGCGTTGGATCCGAAAGCATGCCAG AGCTACAACGGCACGCTCGTGGGCGATGGTTGTAATCTACCGCATTACATACCCGATGTGTTCCTCATGTCAATTATACTCTTTATGGGCACATTCTTACTATCCGTCGAACTCAAAGATTTCAAAAACGCTCTTTTCTTCCCATCAAAG GTCAGACAGGTGGTCAGCGATTTCGCGGTGATAATCGCGATTTTCTCGATGAGCGCGCTCGATCACTTCGTCAACATCCCGACGCCAAAGTTGGAAGTACCTGAAGAATTTAAGCCGACGTTGAACGGTCGAGGATGGATGATCTGGCCCTTCCAAAACAATCCTTGGTGGAGCGCCATCGTCGCGTGTCTGCCTGCTCTATTAGGCACTATATTGATCTTCATGGATCAGCAGATTACAGCGGTGATAGTGAACAGGAAAGAGAACAAACTGAAG AAAGGATGCGGTTATCATTTGGATCTGTTCATTCTCGCGATTCTGATTGAGATTTGCTCCGTAATGGGATTGCCATGGTTCGTGGCTGCTACGGTGCTTTCTATAAACCACGTGAACTCGTTGAAGCTGGAGTCCGAATGCGCTGCACCGGGAGAGAAGCCACAGTTTCTCGGTGTACGAGAACAACGCGTCACGCATATACTGATCTTCCTGATGATCGGATGTTCCGTTCTATTGACGCCAATGTTGAAACATATACCGATGCCTGTACTGTTTGGCGTGTTTCTGTACATGGGAGTCGCTTCTCTGAAGGGTCTACAATTCTTCGATAGGATACTTATCATGCTGATGCCCGTCAAATATCAACCAGATTACATGTTCCTTCGACAG GTACCCTTGAAACGCGTGCATCTGTTTACCGTGATACAATTGGCCTGTTTGGCTTGCTTGTGGATTATAAAGTCATTTAGCAGTACGTCCATTTTGTTCCCATTGATG CTCGTGGTGATGATCGGGATACGCAAATCCCTGGACCTGTTTTTCACCCAAAGAGAACTGAAGATCCTGGACGACGTTATGCCGGAGCCGAGCAAAAAACATGCAGACGATCTTCGCCAGTTGGAGAGTGGCGAG GAACAGAACGAATCTATGGGGTATGGACCATCGGGAAACATACAGATTTCCCTAGCGAACGGGAACGTTATGAAGATTCCGATGACCAGCATCAACATCAGCGAGGAGGTAAACAAGACGGGCATTTGGCAGCAGGTGAACGAGGGTAACGAGAAAACGAAGCAGGCCAAATTAATAAG CACGGGGAAACAAAAGAAACATTCGAAGAAGGAAAACTCGTTAATGGCTGACGAGACTACGAGGCTAACCACGATGACCGAGGAAGACGAGGATGACAATGGGATCTCTATCAAGGTGACAAAC GTAGACTTGATACGATCGAAGGAAAGCATCAGCCCGTTAACGATTAACGGCACTACCTCGGCTGAGACTTCCGTCTAA